A stretch of Cicer arietinum cultivar CDC Frontier isolate Library 1 chromosome 5, Cicar.CDCFrontier_v2.0, whole genome shotgun sequence DNA encodes these proteins:
- the LOC101515344 gene encoding uncharacterized protein isoform X3: MRLKKGSKVEILDNTQGFGAEWHCAHIVCGNGHSYKVQYDDIGKAKNNRVSRKAIRPCPPSIANIGCWKVNEIVEVYIAGSWKEATVLKYVSGDFYLVRLRGSNMELKVHKDDTRICQSWKNGQWIISPMGPAKSGVLKFSRNLISNNYKRMPEVQQAKNVCSPGLDASCIHLPSPPTLKRSSSHGSSHIEDYPRKKRAVLISETERLKAVSTAPSLEKVDAIAYPQNNMGEKYMHYSFINSTNQFYETRKENPCNITTLFPETIREPDYSCSNLSSVGSCSVLSGRGNEFFGDTLAGPCQSDEDTLRSDADSLDIEDANGFFCDRLAGVCESDEETCCSDAESLDVEDVDEGCTILPKEVVTKRIHRASVGGLHALLPMAKYDTRCA, from the exons ATGAGATTAAAAAAGGGAAGTAAAGTGGAGATCCTTGACAATACCCAGGGGTTTGGAGCGGAATGGCATTGTGCCCATATTGTTTGTGGTAATGGGCACTCTTACAAGGTTCAGTATGACGATATTGGAAAGGCAAAAAATAATAGAGTTTCAAGGAAGGCCATCAGACCATGCCCTCCTTCTATTGCAAATATTGGATGTTGGAAAGTTAACGAAATTGTGGAGGTTTACATTGCTGGCTCTTGGAAAGAAGCGACTGTACTGAAGTACGTTAGTGGAGATTTCTACTTGGTAAGGTTACGGGGATCTAACATGGAACTGAAGGTCCACAAAGATGACACAAGGATATGCCAATCATGGAAAAATGGTCAATGGATCATAAGTCCAATG GGACCAGCCAAGTCTGGAGTTCTCAAGTTTAGTCGGAATTTGATATCAAACAACTATAAGAGGATGCCTGAAGTTCAGCAAGCTAAAAATGTTTGTTCACCTGGATTGGATGCCAGCTGTATCCATCTACCCTCACCTCCTACATTGAAAAGATCGTCCTCCCATGGCTCATCTCATATCGAAGATTATCCCAGAAAAAAGAGGGCTGTGTTGATAAGTGAGACTGAAAGATTAAAAGCAGTATCCACTGCTCCGTCGCTGGAAAAGGTAGATGCTATTGCTTACCCACAGAATAATATGGGTGAAAAATACATGCATTATTCCTTCATTAATAGTACCAATCAATTTTATGAAACGAGGAAGGAGAATCCTTGTAATATTACCACACTCTTT CCCGAAACCATTAGAGAACCAGATTATTCTTGTAGTAATCTGAGCTCAGTCGGCAGCTGTAGTGTATTAAGTGGTAGGGGAAATGAATTTTTTGGTGATACGTTAGCAGGTCCTTGCCAAAGTGATGAAGATACCCTTCGCAGTGATGCAGATTCTTTAGATATTGAAGatgcaaatggatttttttgTGACCGGTTAGCAGGTGTTTGTGAAAGTGATGAAGAAACATGTTGCAGTGATGCAGAATCTCTAGATGTTGAAGATGTGGATGAAGGATGCACCATTCTTCCAAAAGAGGTTGTTACAAAAAGAATCCATAG GGCCAGTGTAGGAGGCTTGCATGCCTTGCTTCCAATGGCTAAATATGATACTAG GTGTGCTTAG
- the LOC101515344 gene encoding uncharacterized protein isoform X2 produces MRLKKGSKVEILDNTQGFGAEWHCAHIVCGNGHSYKVQYDDIGKAKNNRVSRKAIRPCPPSIANIGCWKVNEIVEVYIAGSWKEATVLKYVSGDFYLVRLRGSNMELKVHKDDTRICQSWKNGQWIISPMGPAKSGVLKFSRNLISNNYKRMPEVQQAKNVCSPGLDASCIHLPSPPTLKRSSSHGSSHIEDYPRKKRAVLISETERLKAVSTAPSLEKVDAIAYPQNNMGEKYMHYSFINSTNQFYETRKENPCNITTLFPETIREPDYSCSNLSSVGSCSVLSGRGNEFFGDTLAGPCQSDEDTLRSDADSLDIEDANGFFCDRLAGVCESDEETCCSDAESLDVEDVDEGCTILPKEVVTKRIHRASVGGLHALLPMAKYDTRFASFSLCKLIGDIYH; encoded by the exons ATGAGATTAAAAAAGGGAAGTAAAGTGGAGATCCTTGACAATACCCAGGGGTTTGGAGCGGAATGGCATTGTGCCCATATTGTTTGTGGTAATGGGCACTCTTACAAGGTTCAGTATGACGATATTGGAAAGGCAAAAAATAATAGAGTTTCAAGGAAGGCCATCAGACCATGCCCTCCTTCTATTGCAAATATTGGATGTTGGAAAGTTAACGAAATTGTGGAGGTTTACATTGCTGGCTCTTGGAAAGAAGCGACTGTACTGAAGTACGTTAGTGGAGATTTCTACTTGGTAAGGTTACGGGGATCTAACATGGAACTGAAGGTCCACAAAGATGACACAAGGATATGCCAATCATGGAAAAATGGTCAATGGATCATAAGTCCAATG GGACCAGCCAAGTCTGGAGTTCTCAAGTTTAGTCGGAATTTGATATCAAACAACTATAAGAGGATGCCTGAAGTTCAGCAAGCTAAAAATGTTTGTTCACCTGGATTGGATGCCAGCTGTATCCATCTACCCTCACCTCCTACATTGAAAAGATCGTCCTCCCATGGCTCATCTCATATCGAAGATTATCCCAGAAAAAAGAGGGCTGTGTTGATAAGTGAGACTGAAAGATTAAAAGCAGTATCCACTGCTCCGTCGCTGGAAAAGGTAGATGCTATTGCTTACCCACAGAATAATATGGGTGAAAAATACATGCATTATTCCTTCATTAATAGTACCAATCAATTTTATGAAACGAGGAAGGAGAATCCTTGTAATATTACCACACTCTTT CCCGAAACCATTAGAGAACCAGATTATTCTTGTAGTAATCTGAGCTCAGTCGGCAGCTGTAGTGTATTAAGTGGTAGGGGAAATGAATTTTTTGGTGATACGTTAGCAGGTCCTTGCCAAAGTGATGAAGATACCCTTCGCAGTGATGCAGATTCTTTAGATATTGAAGatgcaaatggatttttttgTGACCGGTTAGCAGGTGTTTGTGAAAGTGATGAAGAAACATGTTGCAGTGATGCAGAATCTCTAGATGTTGAAGATGTGGATGAAGGATGCACCATTCTTCCAAAAGAGGTTGTTACAAAAAGAATCCATAG GGCCAGTGTAGGAGGCTTGCATGCCTTGCTTCCAATGGCTAAATATGATACTAGGTTTGCCTCTTTTTCTCTCTGCAAATTAATTGGTGACATCTACCATTAA
- the LOC101515344 gene encoding uncharacterized protein isoform X4: MRLKKGSKVEILDNTQGFGAEWHCAHIVCGNGHSYKVQYDDIGKAKNNRVSRKAIRPCPPSIANIGCWKVNEIVEVYIAGSWKEATVLKYVSGDFYLVRLRGSNMELKVHKDDTRICQSWKNGQWIISPMGPAKSGVLKFSRNLISNNYKRMPEVQQAKNVCSPGLDASCIHLPSPPTLKRSSSHGSSHIEDYPRKKRAVLISETERLKAVSTAPSLEKVDAIAYPQNNMGEKYMHYSFINSTNQFYETRKENPCNITTLFPETIREPDYSCSNLSSVGSCSVLSGRGNEFFGDTLAGPCQSDEDTLRSDADSLDIEDANGFFCDRLAGVCESDEETCCSDAESLDVEDVDEGCTILPKEGQCRRLACLASNG, translated from the exons ATGAGATTAAAAAAGGGAAGTAAAGTGGAGATCCTTGACAATACCCAGGGGTTTGGAGCGGAATGGCATTGTGCCCATATTGTTTGTGGTAATGGGCACTCTTACAAGGTTCAGTATGACGATATTGGAAAGGCAAAAAATAATAGAGTTTCAAGGAAGGCCATCAGACCATGCCCTCCTTCTATTGCAAATATTGGATGTTGGAAAGTTAACGAAATTGTGGAGGTTTACATTGCTGGCTCTTGGAAAGAAGCGACTGTACTGAAGTACGTTAGTGGAGATTTCTACTTGGTAAGGTTACGGGGATCTAACATGGAACTGAAGGTCCACAAAGATGACACAAGGATATGCCAATCATGGAAAAATGGTCAATGGATCATAAGTCCAATG GGACCAGCCAAGTCTGGAGTTCTCAAGTTTAGTCGGAATTTGATATCAAACAACTATAAGAGGATGCCTGAAGTTCAGCAAGCTAAAAATGTTTGTTCACCTGGATTGGATGCCAGCTGTATCCATCTACCCTCACCTCCTACATTGAAAAGATCGTCCTCCCATGGCTCATCTCATATCGAAGATTATCCCAGAAAAAAGAGGGCTGTGTTGATAAGTGAGACTGAAAGATTAAAAGCAGTATCCACTGCTCCGTCGCTGGAAAAGGTAGATGCTATTGCTTACCCACAGAATAATATGGGTGAAAAATACATGCATTATTCCTTCATTAATAGTACCAATCAATTTTATGAAACGAGGAAGGAGAATCCTTGTAATATTACCACACTCTTT CCCGAAACCATTAGAGAACCAGATTATTCTTGTAGTAATCTGAGCTCAGTCGGCAGCTGTAGTGTATTAAGTGGTAGGGGAAATGAATTTTTTGGTGATACGTTAGCAGGTCCTTGCCAAAGTGATGAAGATACCCTTCGCAGTGATGCAGATTCTTTAGATATTGAAGatgcaaatggatttttttgTGACCGGTTAGCAGGTGTTTGTGAAAGTGATGAAGAAACATGTTGCAGTGATGCAGAATCTCTAGATGTTGAAGATGTGGATGAAGGATGCACCATTCTTCCAAAAGAG GGCCAGTGTAGGAGGCTTGCATGCCTTGCTTCCAATGGCTAA
- the LOC101515344 gene encoding uncharacterized protein isoform X1, which translates to MRLKKGSKVEILDNTQGFGAEWHCAHIVCGNGHSYKVQYDDIGKAKNNRVSRKAIRPCPPSIANIGCWKVNEIVEVYIAGSWKEATVLKYVSGDFYLVRLRGSNMELKVHKDDTRICQSWKNGQWIISPMGPAKSGVLKFSRNLISNNYKRMPEVQQAKNVCSPGLDASCIHLPSPPTLKRSSSHGSSHIEDYPRKKRAVLISETERLKAVSTAPSLEKVDAIAYPQNNMGEKYMHYSFINSTNQFYETRKENPCNITTLFPETIREPDYSCSNLSSVGSCSVLSGRGNEFFGDTLAGPCQSDEDTLRSDADSLDIEDANGFFCDRLAGVCESDEETCCSDAESLDVEDVDEGCTILPKEVVTKRIHRLELNAYHCTLEAMYASGPLSWEKEELLTNLRISLNISNDEHLTGIKNLVSGGQNF; encoded by the exons ATGAGATTAAAAAAGGGAAGTAAAGTGGAGATCCTTGACAATACCCAGGGGTTTGGAGCGGAATGGCATTGTGCCCATATTGTTTGTGGTAATGGGCACTCTTACAAGGTTCAGTATGACGATATTGGAAAGGCAAAAAATAATAGAGTTTCAAGGAAGGCCATCAGACCATGCCCTCCTTCTATTGCAAATATTGGATGTTGGAAAGTTAACGAAATTGTGGAGGTTTACATTGCTGGCTCTTGGAAAGAAGCGACTGTACTGAAGTACGTTAGTGGAGATTTCTACTTGGTAAGGTTACGGGGATCTAACATGGAACTGAAGGTCCACAAAGATGACACAAGGATATGCCAATCATGGAAAAATGGTCAATGGATCATAAGTCCAATG GGACCAGCCAAGTCTGGAGTTCTCAAGTTTAGTCGGAATTTGATATCAAACAACTATAAGAGGATGCCTGAAGTTCAGCAAGCTAAAAATGTTTGTTCACCTGGATTGGATGCCAGCTGTATCCATCTACCCTCACCTCCTACATTGAAAAGATCGTCCTCCCATGGCTCATCTCATATCGAAGATTATCCCAGAAAAAAGAGGGCTGTGTTGATAAGTGAGACTGAAAGATTAAAAGCAGTATCCACTGCTCCGTCGCTGGAAAAGGTAGATGCTATTGCTTACCCACAGAATAATATGGGTGAAAAATACATGCATTATTCCTTCATTAATAGTACCAATCAATTTTATGAAACGAGGAAGGAGAATCCTTGTAATATTACCACACTCTTT CCCGAAACCATTAGAGAACCAGATTATTCTTGTAGTAATCTGAGCTCAGTCGGCAGCTGTAGTGTATTAAGTGGTAGGGGAAATGAATTTTTTGGTGATACGTTAGCAGGTCCTTGCCAAAGTGATGAAGATACCCTTCGCAGTGATGCAGATTCTTTAGATATTGAAGatgcaaatggatttttttgTGACCGGTTAGCAGGTGTTTGTGAAAGTGATGAAGAAACATGTTGCAGTGATGCAGAATCTCTAGATGTTGAAGATGTGGATGAAGGATGCACCATTCTTCCAAAAGAGGTTGTTACAAAAAGAATCCATAGGTTAGAGTTGAATGCTTATCACTGTACCTTAGAAGCAATGTATGCTTCTGGTCCTTTAAGTTGGGAAAAGGAAGAATTATTGACTAACCTTCGTATTTCACTCAATATTTCAAATGATGAACATTTGACAGGGATAAAGAACTTAGTTTCAGGTGGtcagaatttttaa
- the LOC105851162 gene encoding GTP-binding nuclear protein Ran1A — protein MALPNQQTVDYPSFKLVIVGDGGTGKTTFVKRHLTGEFEKKYEPTIGVEVHPLDFFTNCGKIRFYCWDTAGQEKFGGLRDGYYIHGQCAIIMFDVTARLTYKNVPTWHRDLCRVCENIPIVLCGNKVDVKNRQVKAKQVTFHRKKNLQYYEISAKSNYNFEKPFLYLARKLAGDPNLHFVESPALAPPEVQIDLVAQQQHEAEIAQAASQPLPDDDDDAFE, from the exons ATG GCGTTGCCCAATCAGCAAACTGTTGATTACCCTAGTTTCAAGCTCGTTATCGTCGGTGACGGTGGCACTG GTAAGACTACATTCGTGAAGAGGCATCTTACTGGTGAATTTGAGAAGAAATATGAAC CAACTATTGGTGTGGAAGTTCATCCATTGGATTTCTTCACAAACTGTGGAAAGATTCGTTTCTACTGCTGGGATACTGCTGGACAAGAGAAGTTTGGTGGTCTCAGAGATGGATATTA TATCCATGGGCAGTGTGCAATTATAATGTTTGATGTTACTGCTCGGTTAACATACAAGAATGTACCTACTTGGCATCGTGATCTTTGCCG GGTTTGTGAAAACATCCCAATTGTTCTTTGCGGTAACAAGGTTGATGTGAAGAACAGACAAGTGAAGGCAAAGCAGGTTACCTTCCACAGAAAGAAGAATTTGCAGTACTACGAGATTTCAGCGAAGAGCAACTATAACTTTGAGAAGCCTTTCTTGTACCTTGCCCGGAAACTTGCAGG CGATCCTAACTTGCACTTTGTTGAATCTCCCGCCTTGGCTCCTCCAGAGGTTCAGATTGATTTAGTTGCACAACAACA GCATGAGGCTGAGATTGCCCAAGCTGCTAGCCAGCCCCTTCccgatgatgatgatgatgcatTTGAGTAG
- the LOC101515022 gene encoding GTP-binding nuclear protein Ran1A — translation MALPNQQTVDYPSFKLVIVGDGGTGKTTFVKRHLTGEFEKKYEPTIGVEVHPLDFFTNCGKIRFYCWDTAGQEKFGGLRDGYYIHGQCAIIMFDVTARLTYKNVPTWHRDLCRVCENIPIVLCGNKVDVKNRQVKAKQVTFHRKKNLQYYEISAKSNYNFEKPFLYLARKLAGDPNLHFVESPALAPPEVQIDLVAQQQHEAEIAQAASQPLPDDDDDAFE, via the exons ATG GCGTTGCCCAATCAGCAAACCGTTGATTACCCTAGTTTCAAGCTTGTTATCGTCGGTGACGGTGGCACTG GTAAGACTACATTCGTGAAGAGGCATCTTACTGGTGAATTTGAGAAGAAATATGAAC CAACTATTGGGGTGGAGGTTCATCCATTGGATTTCTTCACAAACTGTGGAAAGATTCGTTTCTACTGCTGGGATACTGCTGGACAAGAGAAGTTTGGTGGTCTCAGAGATGGATATTA CATCCATGGGCAGTGTGCAATTATAATGTTTGATGTTACTGCCCGGCTAACATACAAGAATGTACCTACCTGGCATCGTGATCTTTGCCG GGTTTGTGAAAACATCCCAATTGTTCTTTGCGGTAACAAGGTTGATGTGAAGAACAGACAAGTAAAGGCAAAGCAGGTTACCTTCCACAGAAAGAAGAATTTGCAGTACTATGAAATTTCAGCTAAGAGCAACTATAACTTTGAGAAGCCTTTCTTGTACCTTGCCCGGAAACTTGCAGG CGATCCTAACTTGCACTTTGTTGAATCTCCCGCCTTGGCTCCTCCAGAGGTTCAGATTGATTTAGTTGCACAACAACA GCATGAGGCTGAGATTGCCCAAGCTGCTAGCCAGCCCCTTCccgatgatgatgatgatgcatTTGAGTAG
- the LOC101514367 gene encoding potassium channel AKT1-like translates to MLMYESHNEVSDDDDDNKIARSDDDLFNSPDLVNATSRFEFDGSQYSLTGFPFPFLGIHGPEKPKVRDGIISPNNPFYRLWNAFLVVLVFYTAWVTPFEFGFLNEPWKALSITDNVVNGIFFIDICVTFFVAYYDKAAYLLEDRHSYIAKRYLKSWFILDLISTVPSELARKVMPNDLKSYGYFGMLRLWRLMRVSRMFTKLEKDRHFNYFLLRCSKLTCVILFATHFSACIFYFLADNYPRSTTWLGLVSNVADMNIMSLYVTSVYWSIVTLSTVGYGDLHPTNTKEMIFDIFYMLFNLGLTAYLIGNMTNLIVHATSRTRKYRDTVKAATSFARRNNIPVRLEEQMLAHLFMKYRTDLEGVQHQEAIDCLPKAIRANISHFLFYHLMERVYLFNGVSQDLLFQLVTEMKAEYFPPKEDVVLDNEAPTDFYIIVNGSAELIQRRDGIERVIGQIGVGELVGDIGVLCYRPQPYIARTKRLSQILRLSRTTFLNLIHSSVGDGTIIMNNFLNHLQNSPIEGMKVILAETEAMLARGKTDLPISTCFAANRNDNILLHRLLKKGSNPNEADKNGKTAMHIAAFNGNEHCITLLLQFGADPNSKDLDGSVPLWEAMVGGHKSIKKILIDSGADIFCTDVGHLACHAAENNNIELLKELIEYGVDVTKPESSGTTALHAAVCEGNAEIVKFLLDQGAEVDKPNGSGWTPRSLAEHQGHEEIKNIFQNIQENKKTTPVILIPEYGKPNMSCMGRFQSEPAMPGVLGSQESMQQPPNQEVSAWLDSHRRRANTFNNSIFGIISAARRYKKERKESESRGNNIRSMNGVVARVTLYCPEKGEHARKLVFLPKSLEELLHIGAKKFDISPTKILNREGAEIDDIDLIRDGDHLVIARD, encoded by the exons ATGTTGATGTACGAAAGCCACAACGAGGTTTCAGATGACgatgatgataacaaaatcgcACGAAGTGATGATGATTTATTTAATAGTCCAGATCTGGTGAATGCAACGTCAAGGTTTGAATTCGATGGCAGCCAATATAGTCTCACCggttttccttttccttttctcGGTATCCACGGTCCAGAAAAACCTAAGGTCCGTGATGGCATTATCTCCCCCAATAACCCTTTTTATAG GTTGTGGAATGCTTTTTTGGTGGTGTTGGTTTTCTACACTGCATGGGTGACTCCGTttgaatttgggtttttaaatgAACCGTGGAAAGCACTTTCGATTACTGATAATGTTGTGAATggtatttttttcattgatatTTGTGTGACTTTCTTTGTTGCGTACTATGACAAGGCTGCGTATTTGCTTGAGGATAGACATAGCTATATTGCAAAGAGGTATCTCAAATCATGGTTTATACTTGACCTCATCTCCACAGTTCCTTCTGAATTAGCCCGCAAAGTGATGCCTAATGATCTCAAGAGTTATGGCTACTTCGGCATGCTTCGCCTTTGGCGCCTTATGAGAGTCAGTCGCATGTTTACTAA GTTAGAAAAGGACAGacattttaattactttttgcTGCGTTGTTCAAAGCTTACGTGT GTTATTCTATTTGCAACCCATTTTTCTGCCTGCATTTTTTACTTTCTTGCCGACAATTATCCCAGAAGCACAACGTGGCTTGGGCTTGTTTCTAACGTGGCTGACATGAATATTATGAGTCTCTACGTAACATCAGTATACTGGTCTATAGTCACTCTTTCAACAGTTGGTTATGGCGATCTTCATCCTACAAATACAAAGGAGATGATATTTGACATTTTCTATATGCTCTTTAATCTGGGACTTACCGCATACCTCATTGGGAACATGACAAATTTAATTGTTCATGCAACGAGCAGAACTAGAAAATAT AGGGATACAGTAAAAGCTGCAACAAGTTTTGCCCGCCGGAATAACATACCGGTCCGCTTGGAAGAACAAATGCTTGCTCATTTGTTTATGAAGTACAGAACTGATTTAGAAGGAGTACAACATCAGGAGGCTATTGATTGCCTTCCGAAAGCCATTCGAGCTAATATCTCACACTTCTTATTCTATCATCTTATGGAAAGAGTATACTTGTTTAATGGAGTGTCACAAGACCTACTTTTTCAATTg GTCACAGAGATGAAGGCTGAGTATTTTCCTCCAAAGGAAGATGTGGTTTTGGATAATGAAGCACCAACAGACTTTTACATCATTGTCAATGGCAGTGCA GAACTTATCCAACGAAGGGATGGAATAGAACGT GTCATTGGTCAGATAGGTGTAGGAGAATTAGTTGGTGACATAGGAGTCCTATGTTACAGGCCGCAGCCATATATAGCCCGGACTAAACGACTGAGCCAAATTTTGCGCCTGAGTCGCACTACGTTTCTAAATCTTATTCATTCAAGTGTTGGAGATGGGACTATAATCATGAACAACTTTCTCAAC CATTTGCAAAATTCCCCCATTGAAGGGATGAAGGTTATTTTGGCAGAAACAGAGGCGATGTTGGCTCGTGGTAAAACTGATCTACCTATCAGCACATGCTTTGCAGCAAATAGAAATGACAATATATTGTTACATCGGTTGTTGAAGAAAGGCTCAAATCCAAATGAAGCTGACAAGAATGGAAAGACAGCAATG CATATCGCAGCTTTTAATGGCAATGAGCATTGTATAACTTTGCTTCTACAGTTTGGTGCTGACCCAAATAGCAAAG ATTTGGATGGAAGTGTCCCGCTATGGGAAGCAATGGTTGGTGGACATAAATCTATCAAGAAAATTCTCATAGACAGTGGTGCGGACATATTTTGTACTGATGTTGGGCATCTCGCATGCCATGCAGCAGAAAACAACAACATTGAATTGCTTAAAGAACTCATAGAATACGGTGTGGATGTGACAAAACCCGAAAGTAGTGGAACCACTGCCCTGCATGCAGCAGTATGTGAAGGAAATGCAGAGATAGTCAAGTTTCTTTTAGACCAAGGAGCTGAAGTTGATAAGCCAAATGGTAGTGGTTGGACTCCCAGGTCTTTGGCAGAACATCAAGGCcatgaagaaattaaaaatatattccaAAACATCCAAGAGAACAAAAAAACAACGCCTGTTATTCTAATACCAGAATATGGGAAGCCTAATATGTCTTGCATGGGAAGGTTCCAAAGTGAACCTGCTATGCCTGGTGTTCTTGGATCCCAAGAAAGCATGCAACAACCACCTAACCAAGAAGTTTCGGCATGGCTTGATAGTCATCGAAGAAGGGCCAACACctttaataattcaatttttggGATTATCTCAGCTGCCAGACGAT ATAAAAAAGAACGTAAGGAATCTGAAAGCAGAGGTAATAATATAAGGAGCATGAATGGAGTAGTAGCTAGGGTGACACTTTATTGTCCTGAAAAAGGTGAACATGCTAGAAAGCTTGTTTTTCTGCCCAAGTCACTTGAAGAACTGTTACACATTGGTGCCAAAAAGTTTGATATCTCACCCACCAAAATTTTGAACAGAGAAGGAGCTGAAATTGATGATATAGATCTTATAAGAGATGGTGATCACCTTGTTATTGCACGAGACTGA